GATAAACTACGGAAAATGCGAATGATTTCACTGACCAAACCATTGTCGGAGAAAACTAGGCCGGCTTCTATCGGAGATATTGTCGGACAAAAAGACGGGCTGCGCGCCCTGAAGGCCGCACTATGCAGCGCTAATCCGCAGCATGTGATTATTTATGGTCCGCCAGGAGTAGGCAAAACTGCCGCAGCGCGTGTAGTCATGGAAGAGGCGAAGCGAAATGTGCTATCCCCTTTTAAAAGCGACGCAAAATTCACAGAGATCGATGCCACCACCGCTCGTTTCGATGAGCGCGGCATTGCCGACCCGTTAATCGGTTCGGTGCATGATCCTATCTATCAGGGCGCTGGAGCCATGGGCGTGGCAGGTGTGCCGCAGCCGAAGCCTGGAGCTGTGACGAAGGCGCATGGCGGGATTCTTTTTCTGGATGAGATAGGAGAGCTTCACCCCATTCAAATGAATAAGCTGCTTAAGGTGCTGGAGGATCGAAAGGTACTGTTAGAGAGCGCATATTATAATTCGGAGGACAATAATACTCCGGCTTATATTCATGATATTTTTCAAAATGGTTTGCCTGCTGATTTCCGGTTAGTTGGCGCTACTACACGCTCCCCGGATGAGATCTCTCCTGCGCTGCGTTCGCGCTGTATGGAGATTTATTTCCGTCCGCTTCTGCCAGATGAGATCGCCGTCATCGCGCGTGACGCGATACAGAAGATCGGACTGAAGCCAAGCCCGGATGCAGTCACTGTTGTGCAGCAATATGCAACAAATGGCCGGGAGGCAGTTAATATGATTCAGCTTGCTGCTGGATTAGCGCTAACCGAGCAGAGAGATGCGCTAATTGCTGCTGATGTGGAGTGGGTAGCAGGAAGTAGCCAGCTTCCGCTCCGTACAGAGCGCAAGATTCCTTCGGCACCGCAGATTGGATTAGTTAACGGACTTGCAGTGTATGGACCGGGAATGGGTACCTTGCTGGAGATCGAAGTATCCGCAGCGCCTGCGCAGAACGGTCAGGGTAGATTGAACGTAACCGGAGTGGTAGATGAGGAAGAAATCGGTGGAGGCTCCCGGACAATTCGGAGAAAGAGCATGGCCAAGGGCTCGGTTGAGAACGTATTGACCGTACTTCGCACCATGAATCTGGAGCCGGACCGTTATGATCTGCATGTGAATTTTCCGGGTGGCACACCTATTGATGGACCTTCGGCAGGGGTAGCGATGGCAGTTGCTATCGTGTCCGCCATTCGAGGACTTCCCGTGGATAATACAGTAGCGATCACAGGTGAGATAGGCATACATGGGCGTGTGAAGCCTGTTGGTGGTGTAATTGCGAAGGTGGAGGCTGCTTTTCAAGCTGGAGCTACTACAGTGCTTATTCCAAAAGAAAACTGGCAGTCACTATTCGCTGACCTCGCCCCACTACGCGTCATTCCTATGGAAACGGTGGAAGAAGTATTCCGTCATCTGTTTGGTGCCGATACAGCAGATGTAAGGCTTCCTGCAGTAGCTGGAGAGCTATTCTCAGCAGCTCCTTCACTCCTGAAGGCCGACGCTGCTAGCGAGTCTGCAAAGGGCTGAGCTTAGATATGAATGAGGCTGAACACAAATTTTAAAGTGTAAACCGGGATTTACCGTTGTGAAAAAAAGGGAGCTGCAGGCGTATCTGCTGCTTCCTTTTTTAAAATATTGATTCACTCTTTACATAATCCTTAAATTTCTACGAGAGGCGTTGTCGCCTTTTAAGGATAATAAGGTTGTTTCTTCTTAAATTGCAAGTACTTTGTTGGTGTTTTGGGGCTGCTTTTGTTAGAATGAATTCATATGAGATTAATTGAGAGCCATGGGAGGTGCGAAAGCGATGATGACAAATAAAACAAAAGGTCGTCGTTTTCCTTTATTACCGCTAAGAGGTCTTCTTGTGTACCCAAGCATGGTTCTTCACTTGGATGTGGGCCGTGAGAAGTCAGTTCGGGCACTAGAAAAAGCTATGGTTGAAGATAATTTAATTCTTCTTTGTTCCCAGTCGGAAGTGAATATTGAAGAACCTGGTCAGGACGATATTTTTCGGGTCGGCACCGTCGCAAATGTACGGCAAATGCTGAAGCTGCCAAACGGTACGATTCGTGTACTGGTTGAGGGTGTAGAAAGAGCCGAAATTATTAATTATATCGATAATGATGAGTATTATGAGGTCATGGCGCGCGAGCTACCAGAAGAGGAAGATGGCGATCAAGAGTGTGACGCGCTGATGCGTACAGTACTTAATCAGTTCGAACACTATATAACGTTATCCAAAAAAGTGACACCAGAGACACTGGCTGCTGTATCCGATATTGAGGAGCCTGGTCGTCTTGCAGATGTGATTACGAGTCATTTATCGCTAAAAATTAAGGATAAGCAAGAAATTCTAGAGACGATTGATGTTAGTAAACGGCTAGAGAAGCTTCTTGATATTCTTAATAATGAGCGTGAAGTGCTGGAGCTTGAACGTAAGATCAATCAACGTGTGAAGAAGCAGATGGAGAAGACGCAGAAGGAATATTATTTGCGCGAGCAAATGAAAGCGATCCAGAAAGAACTCGGCGAGAAGGAAGGTCGAGTGGGAGAAGCAGAAGAGCTGCGGACTTTAATGGAAGAGAAGAATCTGCCGGAACGCGTGAAAGAGAAGATGGAGAAGGAAATCGATCGTCTGGAAAAAATGCCAGTGAGCTCAGCGGAAGGTGGCGTAATTCGCAATTATGTGGATTGGCTGCTGGGTCTTCCTTGGAATGAACAGACAGAAGATGATCTCGACATCAAGAAGGCGGAGCAAGTTCTGGATGAGGACCACTATGGTTTGGAAAAACCAAAAGAGCGGGTTTTGGAATATTTAGCCGTTCAGCAGCTGGTTAAGAAGCTAAAAGGTCCGATTCTATGTCTTGTAGGGCCTCCAGGTGTGGGGAAAACCTCCCTGGCGCGTTCCATCGCCCGTTCACTCAATCGTAAGTTCGTTCGCATTTCGCTTGGCGGTGTGCGTGATGAAGCAGAGATCCGTGGTCATCGCCGGACTTATGTGGGAGCGATGCCAGGTCGAATCATCCAAGGGATGAAGACGGCTGGTACGATTAATCCGGTTATCCTGTTAGATGAAATTGATAAAATGGCTGCAGATTTCCGGGGAGATCCATCCTCAGCATTGCTTGAGGTGCTTGATCCAGAACAGAACAATACATTCAGTGACCATTTCGTGGAGCTTCCGTTCGACTTGTCGAATGTAATGTTCGTAACGACGGCGAATGTAGTGCATAACATTCCGCGGCCGCTTCTCGACCGGATGGAAATGCTGTTCATTCCGGGATACACGGAACTGGAGAAG
This window of the Paenibacillus sp. FSL R10-2734 genome carries:
- the lonB gene encoding ATP-dependent protease LonB, with translation MELSIVVMIVQLFFALVIGVYFWNLLRGQKTNKTAVERESRKELDKLRKMRMISLTKPLSEKTRPASIGDIVGQKDGLRALKAALCSANPQHVIIYGPPGVGKTAAARVVMEEAKRNVLSPFKSDAKFTEIDATTARFDERGIADPLIGSVHDPIYQGAGAMGVAGVPQPKPGAVTKAHGGILFLDEIGELHPIQMNKLLKVLEDRKVLLESAYYNSEDNNTPAYIHDIFQNGLPADFRLVGATTRSPDEISPALRSRCMEIYFRPLLPDEIAVIARDAIQKIGLKPSPDAVTVVQQYATNGREAVNMIQLAAGLALTEQRDALIAADVEWVAGSSQLPLRTERKIPSAPQIGLVNGLAVYGPGMGTLLEIEVSAAPAQNGQGRLNVTGVVDEEEIGGGSRTIRRKSMAKGSVENVLTVLRTMNLEPDRYDLHVNFPGGTPIDGPSAGVAMAVAIVSAIRGLPVDNTVAITGEIGIHGRVKPVGGVIAKVEAAFQAGATTVLIPKENWQSLFADLAPLRVIPMETVEEVFRHLFGADTADVRLPAVAGELFSAAPSLLKADAASESAKG
- the lon gene encoding endopeptidase La, which translates into the protein MMTNKTKGRRFPLLPLRGLLVYPSMVLHLDVGREKSVRALEKAMVEDNLILLCSQSEVNIEEPGQDDIFRVGTVANVRQMLKLPNGTIRVLVEGVERAEIINYIDNDEYYEVMARELPEEEDGDQECDALMRTVLNQFEHYITLSKKVTPETLAAVSDIEEPGRLADVITSHLSLKIKDKQEILETIDVSKRLEKLLDILNNEREVLELERKINQRVKKQMEKTQKEYYLREQMKAIQKELGEKEGRVGEAEELRTLMEEKNLPERVKEKMEKEIDRLEKMPVSSAEGGVIRNYVDWLLGLPWNEQTEDDLDIKKAEQVLDEDHYGLEKPKERVLEYLAVQQLVKKLKGPILCLVGPPGVGKTSLARSIARSLNRKFVRISLGGVRDEAEIRGHRRTYVGAMPGRIIQGMKTAGTINPVILLDEIDKMAADFRGDPSSALLEVLDPEQNNTFSDHFVELPFDLSNVMFVTTANVVHNIPRPLLDRMEMLFIPGYTELEKLQIGSRYLLPKQKKNHGLTEEQLIIEDDSLLRIVREYTRESGVRNLEQQIAALCRKAAKQIVSKEKESVVILPDDIKDYLGASKYRYGMAELEDQIGTVTGLAWTEVGGDTLLIEVTVVQGTGKLTLTGQLGDVMKESAQAAFSYTRSKAEELGLQPDFYEKIDIHIHIPEGAIPKDGPSAGITIATALISALTKRYVSKDVAMTGEITLRGRVLPIGGLKEKSLAAHRAGYKKILLPKDNERDLKEIPESVRNDVEFIPVSNMDQVLHHALVEYHNEISSEPPSSVH